A genomic segment from Deltaproteobacteria bacterium encodes:
- a CDS encoding ABC transporter substrate-binding protein produces the protein MKIRILAITCLAVLLCGTVWASEPIKIGLLSDLSGATSSVGRPYADGIKACAEYLNEEGGINGRPIVLDQVDYAYNVQQALAAYKRMKSQGIVALQGWGTGDTEALVKFVAKDEMPTFSASYSAHLTDPNTAPYNFFCAADYSTQARAALKFVRENWKEERAPKLALIYPDAPYGLAPLAAAEAYARELGFEIVGKEIVDLKAMEATTQLLRLQKVAPDYAWVGGTTPSTAVVLKDAQKLKMNVIFITNIWGSDENIFDLAGTAANGHISIQAAKVYGQPCEGMVVIEKLTKGVPQMTHFIRGFVSMLTMAEGLKRAEAAGQLNGPGIKAALESMRDFDPMGLAAPISFYPDDHRPNLAVSLYELRDDKLNFLGEQTLERKKEWLGK, from the coding sequence ATGAAAATTCGAATTTTGGCGATCACCTGTCTGGCGGTTCTGCTGTGCGGCACGGTCTGGGCATCGGAGCCTATCAAAATCGGCCTTTTGTCCGACCTGTCCGGAGCCACGTCCTCGGTGGGTCGGCCCTATGCCGACGGCATTAAGGCCTGTGCCGAGTACCTGAACGAGGAGGGAGGCATCAACGGACGGCCCATTGTTCTCGACCAGGTGGATTACGCCTACAACGTCCAGCAGGCCCTGGCGGCCTACAAGCGGATGAAGAGCCAGGGCATCGTCGCCCTGCAGGGATGGGGTACGGGAGACACCGAGGCCTTGGTCAAGTTCGTGGCCAAGGACGAGATGCCGACCTTTTCGGCCTCCTACTCGGCCCATCTGACCGATCCGAACACGGCCCCCTACAATTTTTTCTGCGCGGCTGACTATTCCACTCAGGCCCGGGCGGCCCTCAAATTCGTCCGCGAGAACTGGAAGGAGGAGCGGGCCCCGAAATTGGCCCTGATCTACCCCGACGCCCCCTACGGCCTTGCCCCGCTGGCCGCAGCCGAGGCCTACGCCAGGGAATTGGGCTTTGAGATCGTGGGCAAGGAGATCGTTGACCTGAAGGCCATGGAGGCCACCACTCAGCTTCTTCGTTTGCAAAAGGTCGCCCCTGACTATGCCTGGGTCGGCGGCACCACCCCGTCCACGGCCGTGGTTCTGAAAGACGCCCAGAAGCTGAAGATGAACGTGATCTTCATCACTAATATCTGGGGTTCCGACGAGAACATCTTTGATCTGGCCGGCACGGCGGCCAACGGCCACATCAGCATCCAGGCGGCCAAGGTCTACGGCCAGCCCTGCGAGGGCATGGTCGTTATTGAGAAACTGACCAAGGGCGTGCCCCAGATGACCCATTTCATCCGCGGGTTCGTTTCCATGCTGACCATGGCCGAGGGTCTGAAACGGGCCGAGGCCGCTGGACAACTGAACGGGCCGGGCATCAAGGCCGCCTTGGAGAGCATGAGGGATTTTGACCCCATGGGTCTGGCCGCGCCTATCAGCTTCTACCCCGACGACCACAGGCCGAATTTGGCCGTTAGTCTCTATGAGCTTCGCGACGACAAATTGAACTTCCTGGGCGAGCAGACCCTGGAGCGGAAAAAGGAATGGCTGGGCAAGTAG